Proteins encoded together in one Festucalex cinctus isolate MCC-2025b chromosome 8, RoL_Fcin_1.0, whole genome shotgun sequence window:
- the LOC144023860 gene encoding G0/G1 switch protein 2-like — translation MIKMSLSSTSTSTTTMQKQPPSNSCISAEEPLESESMQEFMLFAKEMLSQKPSRHLLKVYLMGSVFAVVGTVIGLVEMVSHPFSSGEPMDAEMLHMMAHDEQRTVASMTQCNVKMQATKEDQDTIRSMTFTKIQGQRGLSNRLHASRS, via the exons ATGATAAAGATGAGCCTCTCATCAACATCAACATCAACAACTACA ATGCAAAAGCAGCCTCCATCCAATTCTTGCATATCAGCTGAAGAGCCGCTGGAATCGGAAAGCATGCAAGAGTTCATGCTCTTCGCCAAGGAGATGCTCAGTCAGAAACCCAGCCGGCATCTGCTCAAGGTCTACTTGATGGGCTCGGTGTTCGCGGTAGTGGGGACTGTCATTGGACTGGTTGAGATGGTGTCTCACCCGTTCTCCTCAGGAGAGCCGATGGATGCAGAGATGCTCCACATGATGGCTCATGATGAGCAGAGGACTGTTGCCTCCATGACACAATGCAATGTCAAGATGCAGGCAACAAAGGAAGATCAGGACACGATCCGCAGCATGACTTTCACCAAGATCCAAGGTCAAAGAGGTTTATCCAATCGGCTACACGCTTCAAGAAGCTAA